One Hydrotalea sp. genomic region harbors:
- the fba gene encoding fructose-bisphosphate aldolase class II (catalyzes the reversible aldol condensation of dihydroxyacetonephosphate and glyceraldehyde 3-phosphate in the Calvin cycle, glycolysis, and/or gluconeogenesis) translates to MTAISLRQLLDHAAEHGYGVPAFNINNMEQLLAIMQAADKTNAPVILQASRGARSYAGDMMIKKMMEAAEFMYPHIPICVHQDHGNSPKTCLSAMQYGFTSVMMDGSLMEDAKTPSDYDYNVAVTERVASLAHDIGVSVEGELGCLGSLETGKGDKEDGHGFEGTLSHDMLLTDPTQAMDFVKKTKVDALAVAIGTSHGAYKFTKKPDGKVLAMEVIKEINKKLPTTHLVMHGSSSVPQELQDIINKYGGVMPQTYGVPVEEIKVGIKHGVRKINIDTDCRMAIIGQYRKIAMEKKDEIDPRNFNKPAIEAMKNLCISRFEDFGTAGKADKIKVIPLSEMAKRYAAGQLDPKMG, encoded by the coding sequence ATGACCGCCATTTCATTACGCCAATTGCTTGACCATGCCGCCGAACATGGCTACGGCGTGCCGGCATTTAACATCAACAACATGGAACAATTATTGGCGATTATGCAGGCCGCCGACAAAACCAACGCACCGGTGATATTGCAGGCCAGCCGTGGCGCGCGCAGTTACGCCGGCGACATGATGATAAAAAAAATGATGGAGGCCGCCGAATTCATGTATCCCCATATTCCGATTTGCGTCCACCAAGACCATGGCAACAGCCCAAAAACATGCCTGTCGGCGATGCAATATGGTTTCACATCGGTGATGATGGATGGCAGTTTGATGGAAGATGCCAAAACCCCGAGCGATTACGATTACAATGTCGCGGTTACCGAACGCGTGGCCAGCCTGGCCCATGATATCGGGGTGTCGGTGGAGGGGGAATTGGGTTGCCTTGGGTCGCTGGAAACCGGCAAGGGCGATAAGGAAGATGGCCATGGGTTCGAGGGCACATTGTCGCACGACATGTTATTGACCGACCCAACCCAGGCGATGGATTTTGTCAAAAAAACCAAGGTCGATGCCTTGGCGGTGGCGATTGGCACGTCGCATGGCGCATATAAATTTACCAAAAAACCCGACGGCAAGGTGCTGGCGATGGAGGTCATAAAAGAAATCAATAAAAAATTACCGACCACCCATTTGGTGATGCATGGTTCGTCGTCGGTGCCGCAGGAATTGCAAGACATCATCAATAAATACGGCGGGGTGATGCCGCAAACCTATGGCGTGCCGGTCGAGGAAATTAAGGTTGGCATAAAACACGGCGTACGCAAAATAAATATCGACACCGATTGCCGCATGGCGATTATCGGCCAATATCGCAAAATCGCGATGGAGAAAAAAGACGAAATCGACCCGCGCAATTTTAACAAGCCGGCTATCGAGGCAATGAAAAATTTATGTATCAGCCGATTCGAAGATTTTGGCACCGCCGGCAAGGCCGATAAAATCAAGGTCATCCCCTTGAGCGAAATGGCCAAACGTTACGCCGCCGGGCAACTCGACCCAAAAATGGGGTAG
- a CDS encoding fructose-bisphosphatase class II — protein sequence MEKSHLAFLHTLTATTARAVLPLWGCGDKEKSDGVCVNGLRRGLSDAPFQARVVIGEGEKDNAPALYRGEIVGNKQAPLLYDMAVDPLECTSFFANGLGNSLVVVALTPHNSMMDCGQSYYMDKIALPPRAKNNIDKKMLQGDIDYDKFLPHLAHVLGKKPADLVIYMLDKDRHKKIKQAVIKHDARMIAIPAGDIAGAVLAMTGTPTTATQGNHGSVMVDALLGIGGSPEGVVSAAMAKILGAEFLGRFAPQSDKERDLLKKENYNFAQWYNADDFITSGDVNNMAVVLTGITEGMVVPGLTAKKASSLIITNGAATITDYIF from the coding sequence ATGGAAAAATCCCACCTCGCGTTTTTGCATACCTTAACCGCCACCACCGCCCGCGCCGTTTTGCCATTATGGGGGTGCGGTGATAAAGAAAAATCTGACGGGGTATGTGTTAATGGCTTGCGCCGGGGATTAAGCGACGCGCCGTTTCAAGCGCGCGTCGTGATTGGCGAGGGGGAAAAAGACAATGCCCCGGCCCTTTATCGCGGCGAAATTGTCGGCAACAAGCAAGCCCCATTGCTTTACGACATGGCGGTTGACCCATTGGAATGCACCAGTTTTTTTGCCAACGGGCTGGGGAATAGTTTGGTGGTGGTGGCCTTAACGCCGCACAACAGCATGATGGATTGTGGCCAAAGTTATTACATGGATAAAATCGCCCTGCCGCCGCGCGCCAAAAACAATATCGATAAAAAAATGTTGCAGGGTGATATCGATTACGACAAATTCTTGCCCCATTTGGCCCATGTCTTGGGCAAAAAGCCGGCCGATTTGGTGATATACATGCTCGACAAAGACCGCCATAAAAAAATTAAGCAAGCCGTGATAAAGCACGACGCCCGGATGATAGCCATTCCCGCCGGCGACATTGCCGGCGCGGTGCTGGCCATGACCGGCACGCCAACCACCGCAACCCAAGGCAACCACGGCAGTGTAATGGTCGATGCCTTGCTCGGCATTGGTGGCTCGCCCGAGGGGGTTGTCAGCGCGGCGATGGCAAAAATCTTGGGGGCCGAATTTCTTGGCCGCTTCGCCCCGCAATCGGATAAAGAACGCGACCTGTTAAAAAAAGAAAATTATAATTTTGCACAATGGTATAATGCCGATGATTTCATCACCAGTGGCGACGTAAACAACATGGCGGTTGTGCTGACCGGCATTACCGAGGGAATGGTCGTGCCCGGCCTGACGGCAAAAAAAGCCAGCAGTTTGATTATCACCAACGGCGCGGCGACCATCACCGATTATATTTTTTAA
- a CDS encoding LTA synthase family protein, whose protein sequence is MKKRKKNNRQAAPFFARNTDGMAWLPVAYGSLAYFLPFVFYGFKLWMDENFGGAGTVEMIAVFLMFGPSALAGGPSEFIINGVILMVLWPLAISLLASGLDQWLLWLFKKAASNASEIKKIYQRYKIIKSVVVVGWFVLVGSILWHALNGNEFVKMHNKSSADQPDYFQQHYVDPKNIAITPPARKKNLVLVYVESLEDNFKDPAFFGRNLMASMKPMEQKGFLFNLHTAGTAVETLPGHVASQCGLPLKSTFFTNIDNARGEPAVLQNAICLSDILAKHGYYNVFMQAATRYTGGIGYFYGNHHFNEAKSLEYWQTHGYGIGESDKKGPWGLFDKVIFDEGYKKLQALQAQRQNTDQPFFLIIATIDIHAPVASPCTRGQQPQQFDQVVECTSLAIAQFVADADKNGLLKNTELYMMGDHRIVSVSGVDMEKWNKAYPKREPYSFLYGKDITPKRRDITHYDVLPTLLELLGFSVAGHRLGFGYSALAEFPNYPSLDQWHSIMAQAAEPSTKYLSLWGLSDASFKQYMGNVQEPYPEQ, encoded by the coding sequence ATGAAAAAAAGGAAAAAAAACAACCGCCAAGCCGCGCCGTTTTTTGCTCGTAATACCGATGGCATGGCATGGTTACCTGTGGCCTATGGTTCGCTAGCTTATTTTTTACCATTTGTCTTCTACGGCTTTAAGCTGTGGATGGACGAAAATTTTGGCGGTGCCGGCACCGTGGAAATGATCGCGGTGTTCCTGATGTTCGGGCCCAGCGCGCTGGCGGGTGGACCAAGCGAATTTATCATCAATGGTGTTATATTAATGGTGTTATGGCCGTTGGCTATCAGCTTGCTTGCCAGCGGGTTGGACCAATGGTTGTTGTGGCTGTTTAAAAAAGCCGCCAGCAATGCCAGCGAAATAAAAAAAATATACCAACGTTATAAAATTATCAAATCGGTGGTGGTGGTTGGTTGGTTTGTCTTGGTGGGTAGTATTTTATGGCACGCCCTTAATGGCAACGAATTTGTAAAAATGCACAACAAATCAAGTGCCGACCAGCCGGATTATTTTCAACAACATTATGTTGACCCAAAAAACATTGCCATCACCCCGCCCGCCCGCAAAAAAAACCTGGTGCTGGTCTATGTCGAAAGCCTGGAGGATAATTTTAAGGACCCGGCTTTTTTCGGGCGCAATTTAATGGCCAGCATGAAGCCGATGGAGCAAAAAGGCTTCCTGTTCAACCTGCACACCGCCGGCACCGCGGTTGAAACCCTGCCTGGCCATGTCGCCAGCCAATGTGGCCTGCCCTTAAAATCTACCTTTTTTACCAACATCGATAATGCCCGTGGCGAACCCGCGGTATTGCAAAACGCAATTTGCCTGAGCGATATTTTGGCAAAACATGGTTATTACAATGTTTTTATGCAGGCGGCGACCCGCTACACTGGTGGCATCGGTTATTTTTATGGTAACCACCATTTTAATGAAGCCAAATCGTTGGAATATTGGCAGACCCATGGCTATGGAATTGGCGAATCGGATAAAAAAGGCCCCTGGGGATTGTTTGATAAGGTAATTTTTGACGAGGGTTATAAAAAATTACAGGCCCTGCAGGCGCAACGCCAGAACACCGACCAACCATTTTTCTTGATTATCGCCACCATCGACATCCACGCGCCGGTGGCATCGCCCTGCACCCGGGGTCAACAACCACAACAATTTGACCAGGTGGTTGAATGCACCAGCCTGGCCATTGCGCAATTTGTTGCCGACGCCGATAAAAATGGCTTGCTGAAAAACACCGAACTCTACATGATGGGCGACCATCGTATCGTTTCGGTCAGCGGCGTCGACATGGAAAAATGGAATAAAGCCTACCCAAAGCGAGAGCCCTATAGTTTTTTATACGGCAAGGACATTACCCCCAAACGCCGTGATATTACCCATTACGACGTATTGCCAACCTTGCTCGAGCTATTGGGGTTCAGTGTCGCCGGCCATCGCCTCGGGTTTGGTTATTCGGCACTTGCCGAATTCCCCAATTACCCCAGCCTTGACCAGTGGCATAGCATCATGGCGCAGGCCGCCGAACCGTCGACAAAATACCTATCGCTCTGGGGCTTATCCGATGCATCATTCAAACAATATATGGGCAATGTGCAAGAACCATATCCCGAACAATAA
- the lipA gene encoding lipoyl synthase has product MASEPIRKTLPAAEKARHPEKIHRPDQLSVARPDWLRVRVAASPSPAWQETQQIVKDYNLHTVCAEAACPNIHECWQKKHATFMIMGDTCTRACSFCYVKTGRPNILNPQEPDNIAKAVALMKLAHVVVTSVDRDDLPDGGAEHFTRVVAAIRRDNPATTVEILTPDFKQKRGAADIIARVPPDVFNHNLETVPRLYPECRPGARYYTSLALLEKMKELVPSIFTKTGLMVGLGEERGEVLQVMDDARSAGVDFLTLGQYLQPTKKHAAVKKFWTAEEFDELAQVASAKGFLMVSASPLTRSSYHAGDDFKKLQAARNATITTSGTGDKI; this is encoded by the coding sequence ATGGCCTCCGAACCTATTCGTAAAACCCTTCCCGCCGCTGAAAAAGCCCGCCACCCGGAGAAAATTCACCGCCCCGACCAATTGAGTGTCGCTCGACCCGATTGGTTGCGCGTTCGCGTTGCCGCCAGCCCCAGCCCGGCCTGGCAAGAAACCCAACAAATCGTTAAGGATTATAACCTGCATACGGTTTGTGCCGAGGCCGCCTGCCCCAACATTCATGAATGTTGGCAAAAAAAACACGCGACCTTTATGATTATGGGTGATACCTGCACCCGCGCCTGCAGTTTTTGTTATGTCAAAACCGGTCGGCCAAATATCCTTAACCCGCAAGAACCCGATAATATCGCTAAGGCGGTTGCCCTGATGAAATTGGCGCATGTCGTTGTAACCTCGGTCGACCGCGATGATTTGCCCGACGGCGGTGCCGAACATTTCACGCGGGTGGTCGCCGCCATTCGCCGTGACAACCCCGCAACCACGGTCGAAATACTAACCCCCGATTTTAAACAAAAACGCGGCGCGGCCGATATTATCGCCCGTGTGCCACCCGATGTTTTTAACCATAACCTGGAAACCGTGCCGCGACTTTACCCTGAATGTCGCCCGGGGGCGCGTTATTACACCTCGCTCGCCCTGCTGGAAAAAATGAAGGAGCTGGTGCCAAGTATTTTTACCAAAACCGGCCTGATGGTCGGCCTGGGGGAGGAACGGGGCGAGGTGTTGCAAGTAATGGACGATGCCCGTTCGGCCGGGGTTGATTTTTTAACCCTGGGCCAATACCTGCAACCCACCAAAAAACACGCCGCGGTAAAAAAATTCTGGACGGCCGAGGAATTTGACGAATTGGCGCAGGTCGCCTCGGCCAAGGGTTTTTTGATGGTATCGGCCAGTCCCCTGACCCGTTCATCATACCACGCTGGCGATGATTTCAAAAAATTGCAAGCCGCGCGAAATGCTACTATAACAACATCGGGGACTGGTGATAAAATTTAG
- a CDS encoding PLP-dependent aspartate aminotransferase family protein gives MTDNSRDDSQFDIATRLIIDGRDSMRYDGAVNPPPHRASTILHPTLNHLLGAEPQQFTYGRHGTVPANYLRQVLTELEHGHDTILAPCGLSAITTLFLSLLPLKKNPTILVTDNTYEPVKNFVRDILTPMGVTVIYFDPMDLPALEQKINAYEKNLVLVWLESPGSQTFEVCDTPAIVKLARAKNILVGLDNTWAVGMFMNPLPLGVNFVMHSLTKYICGHADALMGSVTADTAEHFALLERGRRALGVSVSADDCYIMLRGLRTLPVRLKHHEASTSWLLEKLQGQKHVQAVLHPSVATATGHEFWQRDFTGSAGVFAIIIDPLVKNKLADFLDNMKLFKMGFSWGGFESLILPQHPNRHVTPWTRSAAPWKTPEKTPGKTPAQTTGNDEAVDNDKPLLLRIQIGLEAKEDLWADLQAAFTRGYGQ, from the coding sequence ATGACCGATAATAGCCGCGATGATAGCCAATTTGATATTGCCACCCGTCTGATTATTGACGGCCGCGACAGCATGCGTTACGACGGCGCGGTCAACCCGCCGCCGCACCGCGCCAGCACCATTTTACACCCCACCCTGAACCACCTGCTGGGGGCCGAGCCACAACAATTTACCTATGGCCGGCATGGCACGGTGCCCGCCAATTATTTACGCCAGGTTTTAACCGAATTGGAACATGGCCATGATACGATTCTTGCACCATGTGGGCTGTCGGCCATCACCACGCTGTTTTTATCATTATTGCCATTGAAAAAAAACCCGACCATTCTGGTTACCGACAATACCTACGAACCGGTTAAAAATTTTGTGCGCGATATCTTAACGCCAATGGGCGTCACGGTGATTTATTTCGACCCGATGGATTTGCCGGCTTTGGAACAAAAAATTAATGCCTATGAAAAAAACCTGGTGTTGGTCTGGCTGGAAAGCCCCGGGTCGCAAACGTTCGAGGTTTGCGATACCCCCGCGATTGTCAAATTGGCGCGTGCCAAAAATATATTGGTCGGGCTTGATAACACCTGGGCGGTTGGCATGTTTATGAACCCACTGCCATTGGGGGTAAATTTTGTCATGCATTCCCTGACCAAATATATTTGCGGCCATGCCGATGCGCTGATGGGGTCGGTAACCGCCGACACCGCCGAGCATTTTGCCCTGTTGGAGCGCGGGCGGCGCGCGCTGGGCGTTTCGGTATCAGCCGACGATTGTTATATCATGTTGCGCGGCCTGCGCACCCTGCCAGTGCGTTTAAAACATCATGAGGCATCGACTTCATGGTTGTTAGAAAAATTGCAGGGGCAAAAACATGTCCAGGCCGTCCTGCACCCCAGTGTTGCCACCGCCACCGGCCATGAATTTTGGCAACGGGATTTCACCGGCTCGGCCGGCGTTTTTGCCATTATCATCGACCCCTTGGTGAAAAACAAATTGGCCGATTTTTTAGACAACATGAAATTATTCAAAATGGGTTTTTCCTGGGGCGGGTTTGAAAGCCTTATCCTGCCGCAACACCCAAATCGCCATGTCACGCCCTGGACGCGCTCCGCCGCGCCCTGGAAAACACCCGAGAAAACGCCGGGGAAAACGCCCGCGCAAACCACCGGCAACGATGAAGCGGTCGATAATGACAAGCCCTTGCTCCTGCGTATTCAAATTGGGTTGGAGGCCAAGGAAGATTTATGGGCCGATTTGCAAGCCGCCTTCACCCGCGGTTACGGCCAATAG
- a CDS encoding aldehyde dehydrogenase, whose amino-acid sequence MPSKADWQKQAKSLKLETKAFINGRFVDSLSGKKFKTINPATEEVIVEVAECDKEDIDVAVKAARKSFESGVWSKMLPSDRKTILLKWADLIEKHHAEFALIETLNMGKAISYAYNDDIPFSIGTIRWYAEAVDKIYDEITPTPAPNAIAMIRREAVGVVGAVVPWNFPLQMAVWKLAPALAAGNSVVLKPAEQSPLSVLLAAKLASEAGLPDGVLNVVTGFGHTCGKAIGLHMDINVAAFTGSTEVGKYFLEYAGQSNMKAVWLECGGKSPNLIFADADLEAAADNAARGIWYNQGEVCSANSRLFVENKVKDKFVAMLSERGKKNYMPKDPLDPTSMMGAILDDNQHKRILSYIDSGKQSAKLVMGGNAVKIDGKGFFIEPTIFDNVKNDMKIAQEEIFGPVLSVIGFDNDEQAVALANDSIYGLAGSVWTNNLSRAHRLADALQVGTVSVNNVDAGGFTMPFGGFKQSGFGRDLSLHSFDKYTALKTVWISY is encoded by the coding sequence ATGCCGAGTAAAGCCGATTGGCAAAAACAAGCCAAATCGTTAAAATTGGAGACTAAGGCCTTCATCAATGGCCGATTTGTTGATTCATTAAGCGGTAAAAAATTCAAAACCATCAACCCCGCCACCGAGGAAGTGATTGTCGAGGTCGCCGAATGCGATAAAGAGGACATCGATGTCGCGGTTAAGGCGGCGCGCAAATCGTTTGAAAGTGGTGTTTGGTCAAAAATGTTGCCCAGCGACCGCAAAACCATTTTGTTAAAATGGGCTGATTTGATTGAAAAACACCATGCCGAATTCGCCCTTATCGAAACCCTCAACATGGGTAAGGCCATCAGTTACGCCTACAACGACGACATTCCCTTTTCCATCGGCACCATCCGTTGGTATGCTGAGGCGGTTGATAAAATCTACGACGAAATAACCCCCACCCCCGCGCCCAACGCCATCGCCATGATTCGGCGCGAGGCCGTCGGCGTGGTCGGTGCCGTCGTGCCGTGGAATTTCCCCCTGCAAATGGCGGTGTGGAAATTAGCCCCGGCCCTGGCCGCCGGTAATTCGGTGGTGTTGAAACCGGCCGAACAATCGCCCCTGTCGGTTTTATTGGCCGCCAAATTGGCGTCTGAAGCCGGCCTGCCCGATGGCGTGCTGAACGTCGTGACCGGTTTTGGTCATACCTGTGGCAAGGCTATCGGCCTGCATATGGATATTAACGTCGCGGCCTTTACTGGCTCGACCGAGGTTGGCAAGTATTTCCTTGAATATGCCGGCCAATCAAACATGAAGGCCGTGTGGTTGGAATGCGGTGGCAAAAGCCCGAACCTGATTTTCGCCGATGCCGATTTGGAGGCCGCGGCCGATAACGCGGCGCGTGGTATTTGGTATAACCAGGGCGAGGTCTGCTCGGCCAATTCGCGGTTATTTGTCGAAAACAAAGTGAAAGACAAATTTGTCGCCATGTTGAGCGAGCGCGGCAAGAAAAATTACATGCCGAAGGACCCGCTGGACCCAACATCGATGATGGGGGCCATATTGGACGACAACCAACATAAACGTATTTTAAGCTACATCGACAGCGGCAAACAATCGGCCAAGCTGGTGATGGGCGGCAATGCGGTAAAAATCGACGGCAAGGGTTTCTTCATCGAACCCACCATTTTCGACAATGTCAAAAACGACATGAAAATCGCCCAAGAAGAAATTTTTGGCCCGGTGTTGTCGGTGATTGGCTTCGATAACGACGAGCAAGCCGTCGCCCTGGCCAATGATTCTATCTATGGCTTGGCCGGCAGTGTTTGGACCAACAACCTGTCGCGCGCCCATCGTTTGGCCGATGCGTTGCAGGTTGGCACCGTGTCGGTGAACAACGTCGACGCCGGTGGTTTCACCATGCCGTTCGGCGGGTTTAAGCAATCGGGGTTTGGCCGCGATTTGTCATTGCATAGTTTTGACAAATACACCGCGTTGAAAACCGTTTGGATTAGCTATTAA
- a CDS encoding ImmA/IrrE family metallo-endopeptidase: protein MSIENSSTVYERWLVVKEIRDRPTSLPVPVEEMAQALGVGISYESFQGDEELISGLIKKDGENKYIIVVNKSHPEVRQRFTIAHEIAHFVLHKDKIGDGIIDHIMYRGSLSNQDEVAANQMAADILMPYDKIITVIKDMKEEIEVSALARKFNVSALAMAIRLDKDEKYYQDYHDENWLNDLRQPK, encoded by the coding sequence ATGTCGATAGAAAATTCCTCCACCGTTTATGAACGATGGCTTGTCGTAAAAGAAATTAGAGACAGGCCAACCAGCCTCCCTGTGCCCGTTGAAGAGATGGCGCAAGCTTTGGGGGTGGGTATTAGTTACGAGTCATTTCAAGGTGATGAAGAGCTTATTTCCGGTTTAATAAAAAAAGATGGTGAAAATAAATATATAATTGTTGTTAACAAATCTCACCCTGAGGTTAGACAACGATTTACGATTGCCCATGAGATAGCCCATTTTGTTTTACACAAAGATAAAATTGGCGATGGCATCATTGACCATATTATGTATCGGGGCTCGCTATCGAATCAAGACGAGGTCGCCGCCAATCAAATGGCCGCTGATATTTTAATGCCTTATGATAAAATTATTACAGTAATTAAAGACATGAAAGAAGAAATAGAAGTATCTGCTTTAGCAAGGAAATTTAATGTCTCCGCTTTAGCGATGGCTATCCGATTAGATAAAGACGAAAAATACTATCAAGATTATCACGATGAAAACTGGCTCAATGATTTGAGACAGCCTAAATAG
- the glmU gene encoding bifunctional UDP-N-acetylglucosamine diphosphorylase/glucosamine-1-phosphate N-acetyltransferase GlmU produces the protein MARKSIFVVIMAGGRGTRMRATLPKILHSLGGLPLGAHVTRLAENLAPADILCLIPPFAGEEKDDGLKNLFYPHRLLVQGQPLGTGHAAKLAAQEFEKKAMPDNAVVLFLCGDSPLFEQSTIEQLVDSLDGEAGRHDLALLAFQSGKDYNYGRLQIKNNQVMSIVEAKDASAEDKKINIFNSGVMAVRWHLGRETLLDHLEKITDDNRAGEYYLTDLVKMVSNAGLKTTYCLTGEDECLGVNSQADLAQAEKTLQNKWREQFMSQGVTMPDPASVFFSHDTAIEPDVTIEPFVVIKNGVNIERGAVIKSFSHLAEATIGKNAVVGPYARLRPGAKILAEAHVGNFVEIKNATLGYGAKANHLTYLGDSEVGDGVNIGAGTITCNYDGQKKSKTIIGKNAFIGSNSSLVAPVKIGEGAVVAAGSVITEDVARDALAITRGQQMAVAGYRQKKWQNKK, from the coding sequence ATGGCAAGAAAATCGATATTTGTGGTGATAATGGCCGGCGGGCGCGGCACGCGGATGCGCGCCACCCTGCCGAAAATTTTGCACTCACTGGGTGGTTTACCACTGGGGGCGCATGTTACGCGCCTGGCCGAAAACCTCGCGCCGGCCGATATTTTATGCTTGATTCCGCCATTTGCGGGCGAGGAAAAAGACGATGGGTTAAAAAACCTGTTCTACCCGCATCGCCTGTTGGTGCAGGGCCAACCATTGGGCACTGGCCATGCCGCCAAATTGGCCGCGCAGGAATTTGAAAAAAAAGCCATGCCCGACAATGCGGTGGTGTTGTTTTTATGCGGCGACAGCCCATTGTTTGAACAAAGCACCATCGAACAATTGGTGGATAGTTTGGATGGCGAGGCGGGGCGACATGACCTTGCCCTATTGGCCTTTCAATCGGGTAAGGATTACAATTATGGCCGATTGCAGATTAAAAATAACCAGGTGATGAGCATCGTCGAGGCCAAAGATGCCAGCGCGGAGGATAAAAAAATTAACATTTTTAATTCGGGCGTGATGGCGGTGCGGTGGCATTTGGGCAGGGAAACCCTGCTCGACCATTTAGAAAAAATCACCGACGATAACCGCGCCGGCGAATATTACCTCACCGATTTGGTTAAGATGGTGAGCAATGCTGGTTTAAAAACCACCTATTGCCTAACGGGTGAGGATGAATGTTTGGGGGTTAATAGCCAGGCCGACCTGGCCCAGGCGGAAAAAACATTGCAAAATAAATGGCGCGAACAATTTATGTCGCAGGGGGTCACCATGCCCGACCCAGCCTCCGTTTTTTTTAGCCACGACACGGCGATTGAACCCGATGTCACCATCGAACCATTTGTCGTGATAAAAAATGGCGTCAATATCGAACGCGGCGCGGTTATAAAATCATTCAGTCACCTGGCCGAGGCCACCATCGGCAAGAACGCGGTGGTTGGCCCCTACGCGCGGCTTCGCCCGGGGGCAAAAATTTTGGCCGAGGCGCATGTTGGCAATTTTGTCGAAATCAAAAACGCGACTTTAGGTTATGGGGCCAAGGCCAACCATTTGACATATCTTGGCGATAGCGAGGTTGGCGATGGGGTGAATATCGGCGCCGGCACCATCACCTGCAATTACGATGGACAAAAGAAATCAAAAACCATCATCGGCAAAAATGCCTTTATCGGCAGTAACAGCTCGCTGGTCGCGCCGGTAAAAATTGGCGAGGGGGCGGTGGTCGCCGCCGGCAGTGTGATAACCGAAGATGTGGCGCGGGACGCGCTGGCCATTACCCGTGGGCAACAGATGGCGGTGGCGGGCTATCGGCAAAAAAAATGGCAAAACAAGAAATAA